Proteins encoded in a region of the Triticum dicoccoides isolate Atlit2015 ecotype Zavitan chromosome 3A, WEW_v2.0, whole genome shotgun sequence genome:
- the LOC119267948 gene encoding putative aconitate hydratase, cytoplasmic isoform X1: protein MASTAGLQTSHGHWFNTTLTSSQSHLGFRSSFPRPPAGDFLERSPPRCRRRCSHAVAAKIVVEKLGQGRSVGPSLPVPGRSRDGFLARRGRQQPAAAPCGSAVEGAGAAAPATDRFANTLTSLPKPGGGEYGKFYSIPALNDPKVDKLPYCIRILLESAVRNYDNFQVTESDVQNIIDWEKTSPKLAEIPFKPARLVLMDNTGGPAVVDLAAIRDVIAELDSDPKKINPLVPVDLVIDHSVRVDVAKCADALKQNMDLEFSRNKERFSFFKWASSAFNNMLVLPPGSGILHQVNLEYLSRVVFKADGVLYPDSVVGTDSHTTMINSLGVAGWGVGGIEAMAAMLGQPMSMVLPGVVGFKLTGKLQDGVTTTDLALTLTQMLRKHGVVGKFIEFYGEGVGSIPLPARATIANMTPEYGATMGFFPVDQVALDYLRLIGRSDETVSMIEAYLRANKMFVDCNELQTGPVYSSDLELDLTTVEPSVAGPKRPHDRVPLKEMKSDWHTCLGNEVGFKGYAVPKEEHNKIVKFDFYGQPAEITHGSVVLAAVCSSTNSSNPSVMIGAGLVAKKTCELGLEVKPWVKTSLAPGSLVVTKYLEHSGLQEYLNHQGFHLVGYGCTTCIGNSGDLDKSLSDAIVDNDVVVVVAVLSGNRNYEGRVHPLTRANYLASPPLVVAYALAGTVDIDFENEPIGIGKDGKEVYFKDVWPTNEEIEQVIKSNVLPKMFVDTYDSITEGNDAWNKLVVPKETLYPWDPKSTYIHKPAYLENITMTPPGPPSVKDAYCLLSLGDSITTDHISPSGVIKPGTPAAKYLLERGVKPENFTTYGSRRANDEIVVRGAFANIRIVNKLLEGEVGPKTVHVPTGEKHYVFDAAMKYKSEGHDMVILAGDEYGAGSSRDSAAKGPLLLGVKAVIAKGFERIHRSNLVGMGIIPLRFKAGEDADSLNLSGHERFTIDLPGKITEIRPGQDVIVTTQNGKSFTCTLCINTQVELEYFNHGGILPYLIRKLA from the exons ATGGCGTCCACGGCTGGACTCCAAACTTCCCACGGCCACTGGTTCAACACCACCCTCACATCCTCCCAATCCCACCTTGGCTTCCGCTCCTCCTTCCCGCGTCCTCCAGCTGGGGATTTTTTGGAGCGTTCTCCTCCTCGTTGCCGCCGACGATGCTCGCATGCGGTGGCGGCGAAGATCGTGGTGGAGAAGCTGGGGCAGGGAAGGTCTGTTGGACCTTCTCTGCCGGTGCCTGGACGAAGCCGCGATGGCTTCTTGGCGCGGCGGGGGCGTCAGCAGCCTGCTGCCGCTCCCTGTGGCAGCGCCGTGGAGGGAGCGGGTGCGGCCGCCCCAG CAACCGATCGCTTCGCGAATACCTTGACCAGCCTCCCTAAGCCTGGTGGTGGAGAGTATGGCAAGTTCTACAGCATTCCTGCACTGAATGATCCAAAGGTAG ATAAGCTTCCCTACTGTATCCGCATTCTTCTAGAATCAGCCGTCCGCAACTACGATAACTTCCAAGTTACGGAGAGTGATGTCCAGAATATCATCGACTGGGAGAAGACATCCCCAAAGCTTGCCGAGATACCATTCAAGCCAGCACGGCTTGTTCTTATG GACAACACTGGCGGCCCAGCTGTTGTAGATCTTGCAGCCATACGAGATGTGATAGCGGAGCTAGACAGTGATCCCAAAAAGATCAATCCACTG GTTCCGGTGGATCTCGTCATTGATCACTCAGTGCGGGTGGATGTAGCCAAGTGTGCCGATGCATTGAAACAAAACATGGACCTGGAGTTTAGCCGCAACAAAGAGAGATTTAGTTTCTTCAAATGGGCGTCATCTGCTTTCAACAATATGCTGGTTCTGCCCCCTGGTTCTGGGATCCTTCATCAA GTCAATCTTGAGTATCTTTCCAGGGTTGTATTCAAAGCAGACGGTGTCTTGTACCCTGACAGCGTGGTTGGCACTGATTCACACACCACAATGATTAATAGTCTCGGTGTTGCAGGTTGGGGAGTGGGTGGTATCGAAGCAATGGCCGCAATGCTTGGGCAG CCAATGAGCATGGTTTTACCAGGTGTGGTTGGATTCAAGCTGACCGGAAAGTTACAGGATGGTGTCACTACTACAGACCTTGCCCTTACTTTGACCCAAATGCTAAGGAAGCATGGTGTTGTTGGCAAATTTATTGAATTTTACG GTGAGGGTGTGGGCAGCATCCCTTTGCCTGCTAGAGCCACAATCGCAAACATGACTCCGGAATATGGCGCTACCATGGGATTTTTCCCTGTAGATCAAGTGGCATTAGATTACCTCAGACTAATAGGGCGAAGTGATGAAACA GTATCAATGATTGAAGCATATTTGCGAGCTAACAAGATGTTTGTAGACTGCAATGAG CTTCAAACGGGACCAGTTTACTCTTCAGATCTTGAGCTGGACCTTACTACGGTGGAGCCTTCTGTTGCCGGCCCAAAGAG GCCTCATGACCGGGTTCCTTTGAAGGAGATGAAATCTGATTGGCATACTTGCCTGGGCAATGAGGTTGGTTTCAAG GGTTATGCAGTGCCTAAGGAAGAACATAATAAAATTGTGAAATTTGACTTCTATGGACAACCCGCTGAAATCACACATGGCAGTGTGGTTCTTGCAGCAGTATGCAGTTCCACAAACTCATCAAATCCTAGCGTTATGATCGGTGCTGGCCTTGTGGCAAAAAAAACATGCGAATTGGGTCTTGAG GTGAAGCCATGGGTTAAGACAAGCCTGGCCCCTGGATCTTTGGTTGTCACCAAATACTTGGAACACAG TGGCCTTCAAGAATATTTGAACCATCAAGGCTTCCATCTTGTCGGATATGGTTGTACCACTTGTATCGGCAACTCCGGCGACCTTGATAAATCTTTATCAGATGCTATTGTAGATAACG atgttgttgttgttgttgctgtgttGTCGGGCAACCGTAACTATGAGGGTCGTGTGCACCCTCTAACTCGAGCTAACTACCTCGCCTCACCACCTCTTGTTGTTGCATATGCTCTTGCTGGCACC GTTGACATTGATTTTGAGAACGAACCTATTGGAATTGGAAAGGATGGCAAGGAGGTTTACTTCAAGGATGTATGGCCCACAAATGAAGAAATCGAGCAG GTTATCAAGTCCAACGTGTTGCCGAAGATGTTCGTGGACACGTATGATTCCATCACGGAGGGCAACGATGCATGGAACAAATTAGTGGTCCCGAAAGAGACGCTCTACCCGTGGGATCCGAAATCCACCTACATCCACAAGCCAGCGTacctggaaaatataaccatgaccCCGCCCGGCCCGCCCTCAGTGAAGGATGCCTACTGCCTACTAAGCCTGGGGGACAGCATCACTACCGACCACATCTCTCCCTCGGGGGTCATCAAGCCAGGAACCCCTGCCGCCAAGTATCTGCTGGAGCGCGGCGTGAAGCCTGAGAACTTCACCACATATGGCAGCCGACGTGCCAATGACGAGATCGTTGTGAGAGGGGCATTTGCCAACATTAGGATTGTGAACAAGCTTTTGGAGGGAGAGGTGGGGCCTAAAACTGTCCATGTCCCTACGGGGGAGAAGCATTACGTTTTCGACGCTGCCATG AAATACAAGTCGGAGGGTCATGACATGGTCATTCTTGCCGGTGATGAGTATGGAGCCGGGAGCTCGCGTGATAGTGCCGCCAAGGGGCCATTGCTCCTG GGCGTCAAGGCAGTGATCGCTAAGGGCTTCGAGCGCATCCACCGGAGTAACTTGGTGGGGATGGGGATCATCCCTCTCCGCTTCAAGGCTGGCGAGGATGCAGATTCACTCAACCTCAGTGGGCATGAGCGTTTCACGATCGACCTCCCTGGCAAGATTACCGAGATCCGTCCAGGCCAAGATGTGATCGTTACGACACAAAATGGGAAATCCTTCACTTGCACACTTTGCATTAACACACAG GTGGAGCTGGAATACTTTAACCATGGAGGCATCCTCCCCTACCTTATTCGCAAATTGGCATGA
- the LOC119267948 gene encoding putative aconitate hydratase, cytoplasmic isoform X6, with amino-acid sequence MDNTGGPAVVDLAAIRDVIAELDSDPKKINPLVPVDLVIDHSVRVDVAKCADALKQNMDLEFSRNKERFSFFKWASSAFNNMLVLPPGSGILHQVNLEYLSRVVFKADGVLYPDSVVGTDSHTTMINSLGVAGWGVGGIEAMAAMLGQPMSMVLPGVVGFKLTGKLQDGVTTTDLALTLTQMLRKHGVVGKFIEFYGEGVGSIPLPARATIANMTPEYGATMGFFPVDQVALDYLRLIGRSDETVSMIEAYLRANKMFVDCNELQTGPVYSSDLELDLTTVEPSVAGPKRPHDRVPLKEMKSDWHTCLGNEVGFKGYAVPKEEHNKIVKFDFYGQPAEITHGSVVLAAVCSSTNSSNPSVMIGAGLVAKKTCELGLEVKPWVKTSLAPGSLVVTKYLEHSGLQEYLNHQGFHLVGYGCTTCIGNSGDLDKSLSDAIVDNDVVVVVAVLSGNRNYEGRVHPLTRANYLASPPLVVAYALAGTVDIDFENEPIGIGKDGKEVYFKDVWPTNEEIEQVIKSNVLPKMFVDTYDSITEGNDAWNKLVVPKETLYPWDPKSTYIHKPAYLENITMTPPGPPSVKDAYCLLSLGDSITTDHISPSGVIKPGTPAAKYLLERGVKPENFTTYGSRRANDEIVVRGAFANIRIVNKLLEGEVGPKTVHVPTGEKHYVFDAAMKYKSEGHDMVILAGDEYGAGSSRDSAAKGPLLLGVKAVIAKGFERIHRSNLVGMGIIPLRFKAGEDADSLNLSGHERFTIDLPGKITEIRPGQDVIVTTQNGKSFTCTLCINTQVELEYFNHGGILPYLIRKLA; translated from the exons ATG GACAACACTGGCGGCCCAGCTGTTGTAGATCTTGCAGCCATACGAGATGTGATAGCGGAGCTAGACAGTGATCCCAAAAAGATCAATCCACTG GTTCCGGTGGATCTCGTCATTGATCACTCAGTGCGGGTGGATGTAGCCAAGTGTGCCGATGCATTGAAACAAAACATGGACCTGGAGTTTAGCCGCAACAAAGAGAGATTTAGTTTCTTCAAATGGGCGTCATCTGCTTTCAACAATATGCTGGTTCTGCCCCCTGGTTCTGGGATCCTTCATCAA GTCAATCTTGAGTATCTTTCCAGGGTTGTATTCAAAGCAGACGGTGTCTTGTACCCTGACAGCGTGGTTGGCACTGATTCACACACCACAATGATTAATAGTCTCGGTGTTGCAGGTTGGGGAGTGGGTGGTATCGAAGCAATGGCCGCAATGCTTGGGCAG CCAATGAGCATGGTTTTACCAGGTGTGGTTGGATTCAAGCTGACCGGAAAGTTACAGGATGGTGTCACTACTACAGACCTTGCCCTTACTTTGACCCAAATGCTAAGGAAGCATGGTGTTGTTGGCAAATTTATTGAATTTTACG GTGAGGGTGTGGGCAGCATCCCTTTGCCTGCTAGAGCCACAATCGCAAACATGACTCCGGAATATGGCGCTACCATGGGATTTTTCCCTGTAGATCAAGTGGCATTAGATTACCTCAGACTAATAGGGCGAAGTGATGAAACA GTATCAATGATTGAAGCATATTTGCGAGCTAACAAGATGTTTGTAGACTGCAATGAG CTTCAAACGGGACCAGTTTACTCTTCAGATCTTGAGCTGGACCTTACTACGGTGGAGCCTTCTGTTGCCGGCCCAAAGAG GCCTCATGACCGGGTTCCTTTGAAGGAGATGAAATCTGATTGGCATACTTGCCTGGGCAATGAGGTTGGTTTCAAG GGTTATGCAGTGCCTAAGGAAGAACATAATAAAATTGTGAAATTTGACTTCTATGGACAACCCGCTGAAATCACACATGGCAGTGTGGTTCTTGCAGCAGTATGCAGTTCCACAAACTCATCAAATCCTAGCGTTATGATCGGTGCTGGCCTTGTGGCAAAAAAAACATGCGAATTGGGTCTTGAG GTGAAGCCATGGGTTAAGACAAGCCTGGCCCCTGGATCTTTGGTTGTCACCAAATACTTGGAACACAG TGGCCTTCAAGAATATTTGAACCATCAAGGCTTCCATCTTGTCGGATATGGTTGTACCACTTGTATCGGCAACTCCGGCGACCTTGATAAATCTTTATCAGATGCTATTGTAGATAACG atgttgttgttgttgttgctgtgttGTCGGGCAACCGTAACTATGAGGGTCGTGTGCACCCTCTAACTCGAGCTAACTACCTCGCCTCACCACCTCTTGTTGTTGCATATGCTCTTGCTGGCACC GTTGACATTGATTTTGAGAACGAACCTATTGGAATTGGAAAGGATGGCAAGGAGGTTTACTTCAAGGATGTATGGCCCACAAATGAAGAAATCGAGCAG GTTATCAAGTCCAACGTGTTGCCGAAGATGTTCGTGGACACGTATGATTCCATCACGGAGGGCAACGATGCATGGAACAAATTAGTGGTCCCGAAAGAGACGCTCTACCCGTGGGATCCGAAATCCACCTACATCCACAAGCCAGCGTacctggaaaatataaccatgaccCCGCCCGGCCCGCCCTCAGTGAAGGATGCCTACTGCCTACTAAGCCTGGGGGACAGCATCACTACCGACCACATCTCTCCCTCGGGGGTCATCAAGCCAGGAACCCCTGCCGCCAAGTATCTGCTGGAGCGCGGCGTGAAGCCTGAGAACTTCACCACATATGGCAGCCGACGTGCCAATGACGAGATCGTTGTGAGAGGGGCATTTGCCAACATTAGGATTGTGAACAAGCTTTTGGAGGGAGAGGTGGGGCCTAAAACTGTCCATGTCCCTACGGGGGAGAAGCATTACGTTTTCGACGCTGCCATG AAATACAAGTCGGAGGGTCATGACATGGTCATTCTTGCCGGTGATGAGTATGGAGCCGGGAGCTCGCGTGATAGTGCCGCCAAGGGGCCATTGCTCCTG GGCGTCAAGGCAGTGATCGCTAAGGGCTTCGAGCGCATCCACCGGAGTAACTTGGTGGGGATGGGGATCATCCCTCTCCGCTTCAAGGCTGGCGAGGATGCAGATTCACTCAACCTCAGTGGGCATGAGCGTTTCACGATCGACCTCCCTGGCAAGATTACCGAGATCCGTCCAGGCCAAGATGTGATCGTTACGACACAAAATGGGAAATCCTTCACTTGCACACTTTGCATTAACACACAG GTGGAGCTGGAATACTTTAACCATGGAGGCATCCTCCCCTACCTTATTCGCAAATTGGCATGA
- the LOC119267948 gene encoding aconitate hydratase, cytoplasmic-like isoform X5 has translation MASTAGLQTSHGHWFNTTLTSSQSHLGFRSSFPRPPAGDFLERSPPRCRRRCSHAVAAKIVVEKLGQGRSVGPSLPVPGRSRDGFLARRGRQQPAAAPCGSAVEGAGAAAPATDRFANTLTSLPKPGGGEYGKFYSIPALNDPKVDKLPYCIRILLESAVRNYDNFQVTESDVQNIIDWEKTSPKLAEIPFKPARLVLMDNTGGPAVVDLAAIRDVIAELDSDPKKINPLVPVDLVIDHSVRVDVAKCADALKQNMDLEFSRNKERFSFFKWASSAFNNMLVLPPGSGILHQVNLEYLSRVVFKADGVLYPDSVVGTDSHTTMINSLGVAGWGVGGIEAMAAMLGQPMSMVLPGVVGFKLTGKLQDGVTTTDLALTLTQMLRKHGVVGKFIEFYGEGVGSIPLPARATIANMTPEYGATMGFFPVDQVALDYLRLIGRSDETVSMIEAYLRANKMFVDCNELQTGPVYSSDLELDLTTVEPSVAGPKRPHDRVPLKEMKSDWHTCLGNEVGFKVKPWVKTSLAPGSLVVTKYLEHSGLQEYLNHQGFHLVGYGCTTCIGNSGDLDKSLSDAIVDNDVVVVVAVLSGNRNYEGRVHPLTRANYLASPPLVVAYALAGTVDIDFENEPIGIGKDGKEVYFKDVWPTNEEIEQVIKSNVLPKMFVDTYDSITEGNDAWNKLVVPKETLYPWDPKSTYIHKPAYLENITMTPPGPPSVKDAYCLLSLGDSITTDHISPSGVIKPGTPAAKYLLERGVKPENFTTYGSRRANDEIVVRGAFANIRIVNKLLEGEVGPKTVHVPTGEKHYVFDAAMKYKSEGHDMVILAGDEYGAGSSRDSAAKGPLLLGVKAVIAKGFERIHRSNLVGMGIIPLRFKAGEDADSLNLSGHERFTIDLPGKITEIRPGQDVIVTTQNGKSFTCTLCINTQVELEYFNHGGILPYLIRKLA, from the exons ATGGCGTCCACGGCTGGACTCCAAACTTCCCACGGCCACTGGTTCAACACCACCCTCACATCCTCCCAATCCCACCTTGGCTTCCGCTCCTCCTTCCCGCGTCCTCCAGCTGGGGATTTTTTGGAGCGTTCTCCTCCTCGTTGCCGCCGACGATGCTCGCATGCGGTGGCGGCGAAGATCGTGGTGGAGAAGCTGGGGCAGGGAAGGTCTGTTGGACCTTCTCTGCCGGTGCCTGGACGAAGCCGCGATGGCTTCTTGGCGCGGCGGGGGCGTCAGCAGCCTGCTGCCGCTCCCTGTGGCAGCGCCGTGGAGGGAGCGGGTGCGGCCGCCCCAG CAACCGATCGCTTCGCGAATACCTTGACCAGCCTCCCTAAGCCTGGTGGTGGAGAGTATGGCAAGTTCTACAGCATTCCTGCACTGAATGATCCAAAGGTAG ATAAGCTTCCCTACTGTATCCGCATTCTTCTAGAATCAGCCGTCCGCAACTACGATAACTTCCAAGTTACGGAGAGTGATGTCCAGAATATCATCGACTGGGAGAAGACATCCCCAAAGCTTGCCGAGATACCATTCAAGCCAGCACGGCTTGTTCTTATG GACAACACTGGCGGCCCAGCTGTTGTAGATCTTGCAGCCATACGAGATGTGATAGCGGAGCTAGACAGTGATCCCAAAAAGATCAATCCACTG GTTCCGGTGGATCTCGTCATTGATCACTCAGTGCGGGTGGATGTAGCCAAGTGTGCCGATGCATTGAAACAAAACATGGACCTGGAGTTTAGCCGCAACAAAGAGAGATTTAGTTTCTTCAAATGGGCGTCATCTGCTTTCAACAATATGCTGGTTCTGCCCCCTGGTTCTGGGATCCTTCATCAA GTCAATCTTGAGTATCTTTCCAGGGTTGTATTCAAAGCAGACGGTGTCTTGTACCCTGACAGCGTGGTTGGCACTGATTCACACACCACAATGATTAATAGTCTCGGTGTTGCAGGTTGGGGAGTGGGTGGTATCGAAGCAATGGCCGCAATGCTTGGGCAG CCAATGAGCATGGTTTTACCAGGTGTGGTTGGATTCAAGCTGACCGGAAAGTTACAGGATGGTGTCACTACTACAGACCTTGCCCTTACTTTGACCCAAATGCTAAGGAAGCATGGTGTTGTTGGCAAATTTATTGAATTTTACG GTGAGGGTGTGGGCAGCATCCCTTTGCCTGCTAGAGCCACAATCGCAAACATGACTCCGGAATATGGCGCTACCATGGGATTTTTCCCTGTAGATCAAGTGGCATTAGATTACCTCAGACTAATAGGGCGAAGTGATGAAACA GTATCAATGATTGAAGCATATTTGCGAGCTAACAAGATGTTTGTAGACTGCAATGAG CTTCAAACGGGACCAGTTTACTCTTCAGATCTTGAGCTGGACCTTACTACGGTGGAGCCTTCTGTTGCCGGCCCAAAGAG GCCTCATGACCGGGTTCCTTTGAAGGAGATGAAATCTGATTGGCATACTTGCCTGGGCAATGAGGTTGGTTTCAAG GTGAAGCCATGGGTTAAGACAAGCCTGGCCCCTGGATCTTTGGTTGTCACCAAATACTTGGAACACAG TGGCCTTCAAGAATATTTGAACCATCAAGGCTTCCATCTTGTCGGATATGGTTGTACCACTTGTATCGGCAACTCCGGCGACCTTGATAAATCTTTATCAGATGCTATTGTAGATAACG atgttgttgttgttgttgctgtgttGTCGGGCAACCGTAACTATGAGGGTCGTGTGCACCCTCTAACTCGAGCTAACTACCTCGCCTCACCACCTCTTGTTGTTGCATATGCTCTTGCTGGCACC GTTGACATTGATTTTGAGAACGAACCTATTGGAATTGGAAAGGATGGCAAGGAGGTTTACTTCAAGGATGTATGGCCCACAAATGAAGAAATCGAGCAG GTTATCAAGTCCAACGTGTTGCCGAAGATGTTCGTGGACACGTATGATTCCATCACGGAGGGCAACGATGCATGGAACAAATTAGTGGTCCCGAAAGAGACGCTCTACCCGTGGGATCCGAAATCCACCTACATCCACAAGCCAGCGTacctggaaaatataaccatgaccCCGCCCGGCCCGCCCTCAGTGAAGGATGCCTACTGCCTACTAAGCCTGGGGGACAGCATCACTACCGACCACATCTCTCCCTCGGGGGTCATCAAGCCAGGAACCCCTGCCGCCAAGTATCTGCTGGAGCGCGGCGTGAAGCCTGAGAACTTCACCACATATGGCAGCCGACGTGCCAATGACGAGATCGTTGTGAGAGGGGCATTTGCCAACATTAGGATTGTGAACAAGCTTTTGGAGGGAGAGGTGGGGCCTAAAACTGTCCATGTCCCTACGGGGGAGAAGCATTACGTTTTCGACGCTGCCATG AAATACAAGTCGGAGGGTCATGACATGGTCATTCTTGCCGGTGATGAGTATGGAGCCGGGAGCTCGCGTGATAGTGCCGCCAAGGGGCCATTGCTCCTG GGCGTCAAGGCAGTGATCGCTAAGGGCTTCGAGCGCATCCACCGGAGTAACTTGGTGGGGATGGGGATCATCCCTCTCCGCTTCAAGGCTGGCGAGGATGCAGATTCACTCAACCTCAGTGGGCATGAGCGTTTCACGATCGACCTCCCTGGCAAGATTACCGAGATCCGTCCAGGCCAAGATGTGATCGTTACGACACAAAATGGGAAATCCTTCACTTGCACACTTTGCATTAACACACAG GTGGAGCTGGAATACTTTAACCATGGAGGCATCCTCCCCTACCTTATTCGCAAATTGGCATGA